Proteins encoded together in one Streptomyces umbrinus window:
- a CDS encoding multicopper oxidase family protein, which produces MNSTNRRSVLLAGLGVAGAGALAACSSGSSNTALVNPAGSAVADSEKKRASTGRKHRLTLTAAPAMIDLGGGVMPKTWAFDGRAPGKEVRLSVGDTLVAELSNQLPNKTATSIHWHGIALRNDMDGVPPATQTTVRAGSTFTYRFIADAPGTYFFHPHVGVQLDRGLYAPLIVEDPKESLDYDDEWVVLLDDWVDGVTGTPDEVFAELKQGMAGMGMGDSSPSAGSSGMEGHDMGDMGGMDMGEAASPSASASSDGMSMKFMLMGAESDLLGGDAGDVKYPHHLVNGRVAADPDVYTGRPGRKVRLRIINAGGDTAYRVALGDHKLTITHTDGFPVRHQEVDALLVGMGERYDVLVTLGDGVFPLVALAEGKDATGLALVRTGSGGTPSAAVRPKELDGMIMTASRLRAADEVRLKSAEADVVHRIELTGGMEKYNWAINGEPFDMNAPEASPILVEEGQRVRLDFVNTTDMWHPMHLHGHTYQLGGSGPRKDTAIVLPKKKLSVFFDADNPGQWMLHCHNAYHGEAGMMANVAYRA; this is translated from the coding sequence ATGAACAGCACCAACCGCCGTTCCGTCCTGCTCGCTGGGCTGGGCGTCGCCGGGGCCGGCGCGCTCGCCGCCTGCAGCAGCGGCTCCAGCAACACCGCTCTCGTCAACCCTGCCGGCTCGGCGGTCGCCGACAGCGAGAAGAAGCGCGCCAGCACCGGACGGAAGCACAGGCTCACCCTGACCGCCGCACCCGCCATGATCGACCTGGGTGGCGGCGTCATGCCCAAGACCTGGGCGTTCGACGGCCGCGCTCCGGGCAAGGAGGTCCGGCTCTCCGTCGGCGACACCCTGGTCGCTGAGCTGTCCAACCAGCTCCCGAACAAGACCGCCACGTCGATCCACTGGCATGGCATCGCGCTGCGCAACGACATGGACGGCGTGCCGCCCGCCACCCAGACCACCGTTCGGGCCGGCTCCACCTTCACCTACCGGTTCATCGCCGACGCCCCCGGTACGTACTTCTTCCACCCGCACGTCGGCGTCCAGTTGGACCGTGGCCTGTACGCTCCGCTGATCGTCGAGGACCCGAAGGAGAGCCTCGACTACGACGACGAGTGGGTCGTCCTGCTCGACGACTGGGTGGACGGAGTCACCGGCACCCCCGACGAAGTCTTCGCCGAGCTGAAGCAGGGCATGGCCGGCATGGGCATGGGGGACAGCAGCCCCAGCGCGGGCTCCAGCGGCATGGAAGGCCACGACATGGGGGACATGGGCGGGATGGACATGGGTGAGGCCGCGTCCCCCTCGGCCTCCGCCTCGTCCGACGGTATGTCGATGAAGTTCATGCTCATGGGCGCAGAGAGCGATCTGCTCGGCGGTGACGCCGGCGACGTGAAATACCCGCACCACCTGGTCAACGGCCGGGTGGCGGCCGATCCGGACGTCTACACCGGCAGGCCCGGCAGGAAGGTGCGGCTGCGGATCATCAACGCGGGCGGGGACACCGCCTACCGGGTCGCTCTCGGCGACCACAAGCTGACCATCACCCACACCGACGGCTTCCCGGTCCGGCACCAGGAGGTGGACGCGCTGCTGGTCGGCATGGGGGAGCGGTACGACGTCCTCGTCACCCTCGGCGACGGCGTCTTTCCGCTCGTCGCCCTGGCCGAGGGTAAGGACGCCACTGGCCTGGCCCTGGTGCGGACCGGCTCGGGGGGCACGCCGTCCGCCGCCGTCCGGCCGAAGGAGCTCGACGGCATGATCATGACGGCGTCCCGGCTGCGGGCTGCCGACGAGGTGCGCCTGAAGTCTGCCGAGGCCGACGTCGTGCACCGGATCGAGCTGACCGGCGGGATGGAGAAGTACAACTGGGCCATCAACGGAGAGCCGTTCGACATGAACGCCCCCGAGGCGAGCCCGATCCTCGTTGAGGAGGGTCAGCGGGTGCGGCTCGACTTCGTCAACACCACCGACATGTGGCACCCGATGCACCTGCACGGCCATACGTATCAACTCGGCGGCTCCGGCCCGCGCAAGGACACCGCGATCGTGCTGCCCAAGAAGAAGCTGTCCGTGTTCTTCGACGCGGACAACCCGGGCCAGTGGATGCTGCACTGCCACAACGCGTACCACGGAGAGGCCGGGATGATGGCGAACGTGGCCTATCGGGCCTGA
- a CDS encoding DUF6153 family protein → MTIRAARSVGGTAVRWAYGAFLALFVALAVLVHHETSAPGVPSAQRAAHGAMSSAAHILHVMPGEAAWSVSGASPHNVGDSGCAAPGMQHCATVSIGSVQLAVPGLIAFDPLSNLRQYTVGRTPGATVGRAPPDLSVLSQLRI, encoded by the coding sequence ATGACGATACGGGCAGCTCGCAGCGTCGGCGGCACTGCCGTCCGCTGGGCGTACGGGGCGTTCCTCGCCCTTTTTGTCGCGCTGGCCGTTCTCGTTCACCACGAAACGTCCGCGCCAGGTGTCCCGTCGGCGCAGCGCGCAGCACATGGCGCCATGTCGAGCGCTGCTCATATCCTCCACGTGATGCCGGGCGAGGCGGCATGGTCCGTCTCGGGCGCCTCGCCGCACAACGTCGGCGACAGCGGGTGTGCCGCACCCGGAATGCAGCACTGCGCCACGGTGAGCATCGGCTCCGTGCAGCTCGCCGTGCCTGGCCTGATCGCGTTCGACCCGCTGTCGAACCTGCGGCAGTACACGGTCGGACGCACGCCCGGCGCCACGGTCGGCCGTGCACCGCCCGATCTGTCCGTCCTCTCTCAACTGCGCATATAG
- a CDS encoding F510_1955 family glycosylhydrolase — translation MTARPAARPLLAAASVTLAALVLAACRGGSSDTDTGTDASGSSEMLAHVHGLGVDPADGRAYVATHNGLYTVAKGQKPKLVGDRKDDFMGFTVTGKNTFIASGHGAPDGDRPGNLGAIETKDAGRTWTSRSLSGEADFHSLNSVKDTVYGYESGQVKVSGDLKSWDNRATLDALALAADPTGNETLLATTAEGVVSSADGGRTFDKGAGPVQAFLSWPVEKALFGIDPAGKLSRSEDGGTTWKQLSAVPGGQPQALTAVDADHVLAATQTGVYESRDGGKTFTELAPLTS, via the coding sequence GTGACTGCACGCCCGGCCGCCCGCCCTCTCCTCGCTGCTGCGAGCGTCACGCTCGCAGCCCTGGTCCTCGCCGCCTGCAGAGGCGGTTCGTCAGACACGGACACGGGGACAGACGCATCGGGTTCCTCGGAGATGCTCGCGCATGTGCACGGCCTGGGTGTCGATCCGGCCGACGGACGTGCGTACGTCGCCACTCACAACGGTCTCTACACGGTGGCCAAAGGGCAGAAGCCGAAACTCGTCGGCGACCGCAAGGACGACTTCATGGGCTTCACGGTGACCGGCAAGAACACGTTCATCGCCAGCGGACACGGCGCGCCCGACGGCGACCGCCCCGGCAATCTCGGCGCGATCGAGACCAAGGACGCGGGCCGAACGTGGACGTCGCGGTCGCTGTCGGGAGAGGCCGACTTCCACTCGCTGAACTCGGTCAAAGACACGGTCTACGGATACGAGAGCGGACAGGTCAAGGTCAGCGGTGACCTCAAGAGCTGGGACAACAGGGCAACACTGGACGCTCTGGCCCTCGCGGCGGACCCGACCGGAAACGAGACTCTGTTGGCCACGACGGCCGAAGGGGTTGTCTCCAGCGCCGACGGCGGGCGCACCTTCGACAAGGGGGCCGGACCAGTCCAGGCCTTCCTGTCCTGGCCCGTCGAGAAGGCCCTGTTCGGCATCGACCCGGCCGGAAAACTGAGCCGCAGCGAGGACGGCGGCACGACGTGGAAACAGCTGTCGGCCGTACCGGGCGGGCAGCCCCAGGCGCTGACCGCCGTGGACGCCGACCACGTCCTCGCCGCGACTCAGACCGGCGTGTACGAGTCCCGCGACGGCGGGAAGACCTTCACCGAGCTCGCACCGCTTACCTCCTGA